In Ovis canadensis isolate MfBH-ARS-UI-01 breed Bighorn chromosome 3, ARS-UI_OviCan_v2, whole genome shotgun sequence, one DNA window encodes the following:
- the BIK gene encoding bcl-2-interacting killer, with the protein MRTRPPSTATPSVPEAAAPVAEPHLWAQSAEKRPGARSTAPPRHGPVPPPAPLSNRWRTRPAYPARTGPPPAALYFRGGALATGDAALPAPRLLPGLDCPLFCSCASNLYSPLRTGVDVKLNIPKTQIVASGPGVGRGGGPGGGPGRGRRLTPGRTRAPRRRQYASRLERCGRRRRHHPPPLPPPDAREEMYQARPLSRNLFLYTFLQNHGPGFLDDQGSGLPGVTSILEFHPISPYSDSPHYLAMQLASIADEMELRLLLPQFVEPFWMPMYSLSFPYSHVGLRDVLRSFMVAFTNLRENRRLWSFLTLRDRVSPSLWPELALSLLVVAMLSWGCRFH; encoded by the exons ATGCGCACTCGCCCACCCAGCACGGCCACACCCTCGGTCCCGGAGGCGGCGGCGCCGGTGGCGGAGCCTCACCTGTGGGCGCAGAGCGCTGAGAAGCGCCCGGGAGCCCGGAGCACGGCGCCCCCGCGCCACGGCCCGGTCCCGCCTCCAGCCCCCCTCAGCAATCGCTGGAGGACACGGCCCGCTTACCCGGCGCGGACCGGCCCTCCACCCGCCGCGCTCTACTTCCGGGGCGGCGCCCTGGCAACCGGAGACGCGGCGTTGCCGGCGCCGCGACTGCTTCCGGGGTTAGACTGTCCCCTCTTCTGCAGCTGCGCCTCCAACCTGTACAGCCCGCTACGCACGGGGGTTgacgtaaaactcaacattccgaaaactcagatcgtggcatccg GTCCTGGAGTCGGGCGGGGAGGCGGCCCtgggggcgggccggggcggggccgccgGTTGACACCCGGGCGCACGCGGGCCCCTCGCCGCAGACAATACGCCTCGCGGCTGGAGCGCTGTGGACGCCGCCGCCGTCACCACCCGCCGCCACTGCCACCGCCGGACGCGAG AGAAGAAATGTATCAAGCAAGACCCCTCTCTAGGAACCTCTTTTTGTACACCTTCCTACAAAACCACGGCCCAGGCTTCCTGGATGACCAAGGCTCAGGGCTTCCCGGCGTGACCAGTATCTTGGAGTTCCACCCCATCTCCCCCTACAG TGACAGTCCACACTACCTGGCCATGCAGCTGGCCTCCATTGCCGACGAGATGGAGCTGAGGTTGCTGCTGCCCCAGTTCGTTGAGCCCTTCTGGATGCCCATGTACAG CTTGTCTTTCCCCTACAGCCACGTAGGGCTTAGGGATGTTCTGAGAAGCTTTATGGTTGCTTTCACCAACCTCAGGGAGAACCGAAGGCTCTGGAGCTTCCTGACTCTCAGGGACCGG GTGTCGCCCAGCCTGTGGCCCGAGCTGGCACTGTCCCTGCTGGTGGTGGCGATGCTCAGCTGGGGGTGCCGCTTCCACTGA